One window of the Rhizorhabdus dicambivorans genome contains the following:
- a CDS encoding CopG family ribbon-helix-helix protein: MATSIKIDEELKDRVQQLAALRDRSPHWIMREAIRQYVEREEAQESFRQEAVASWTAYRETGRHLTGGELAAWLDSWGTPGEAGSPECHD; this comes from the coding sequence ATGGCGACATCGATCAAGATCGACGAGGAACTGAAGGACCGCGTCCAGCAGCTCGCAGCCTTGCGCGATCGATCGCCGCACTGGATCATGCGCGAGGCCATCCGCCAATATGTCGAGCGCGAAGAGGCCCAGGAGAGCTTCCGGCAGGAAGCGGTGGCATCGTGGACGGCATACCGGGAAACCGGGCGTCATCTGACCGGCGGAGAATTGGCCGCCTGGCTGGATAGCTGGGGAACGCCCGGCGAGGCAGGGTCTCCCGAGTGCCACGACTGA
- a CDS encoding type II toxin-antitoxin system RelE/ParE family toxin — MPRLIVTEGAVRGLSRCRAFLEGKSAEAARRAGRIIAERLAQLEATPAMGRPFAPDMAMRELVIEFGDSGYVALYRHEPADDAVYLLAFRHQREAGY; from the coding sequence GTGCCACGACTGATCGTTACCGAAGGCGCGGTGCGGGGCTTGAGCCGGTGCCGCGCCTTCCTGGAAGGCAAGAGCGCGGAGGCCGCCCGGCGGGCTGGTCGGATTATCGCTGAGCGGCTTGCGCAGTTGGAAGCTACGCCAGCGATGGGGCGGCCCTTCGCCCCGGATATGGCGATGCGCGAGTTGGTGATCGAGTTCGGCGATTCGGGTTATGTCGCACTCTATCGTCACGAACCGGCCGACGATGCGGTCTATCTGCTGGCCTTTCGGCACCAACGCGAAGCCGGATACTGA